One region of Emys orbicularis isolate rEmyOrb1 chromosome 4, rEmyOrb1.hap1, whole genome shotgun sequence genomic DNA includes:
- the LOC135877920 gene encoding glycine N-acyltransferase-like protein 3: MFYPYNPHVALGFCSKIIVVLGVHDITKQEQSRQVIPVARDPSDYFTNLYTTFYRDEGACRALLENSCTVDWGQAFQIQGLQDGVYETIRDITRARGLEMETYPHRLLLHPDPPAMPQYRPDKGLRLAPISPAHAMLLRDTWNFGGNSRSLRYLCLLIHHFPNACLLAPEGTPISWSLTDQLAALTHGYTLPEHRGQHHMKLVVGMLAAQLHAHGFPVYTRVLPHNEPSLHTLQRLGFHILPGVFSRLVVRPGFTQSQPASARDSAQDPAPSSGERRHAQ; this comes from the exons ATGTTCTACCCCTACAACCCACATGTGGCTCTCGGCTTTTGCAGCAAGATCATTGTCGTCCTGGGAGTCCATGATATTACCAAACAGGAACAGAGCCGACAAGTGATCCCT GTGGCGCGAGACCCAAGCGATTATTTCACCAACTTGTACACGACCTTCTACCGGGACGAGGGCGCCTGCCGGGCCCTGCTGGAGAACAGCTGCACCGTGGACTGGGGCCAGGCCTTCCAGATACAGG GGCTGCAGGACGGGGTATACGAGACCATCAGGGACATCACCAGGGCCAGGGGGCTTGAGATGGAGACGTATCCGCACCGGCTGCTGTTGCACCCAGACCCACCTGCCATGCCCCAGTACCG GCCTGACAAGGGGCTCAGGCTGGCCCCCATATCCCCCGCCCACGCCATGCTGCTCAGAGACACCTGGAACTTTGGGGGGAACAGCCGGAGCCTGCGGTACCTGTGCCTCCTGATCCACCACTTCCCCAATGCCTGCCTGCTGGCCCCTGAGGGGACCCCCATCTCCTGGTCCCTCACCGACCAGCTGGCTGCCCTGACGCACGGTTACACCCTCCCGGAGCATCGCGGCCAGCACCACATGAAGCTCGTGGTGGGGATGCTGGCGGCACAGTTGCATGCCCACGGCTTCCCTGTATACACCCGAGTGCTGCCCCACAACGAGCCTTCACTGCACACCCTGCAACGCCTCGGCTTCCACATCCTGCCTGGGGTGTTCTCCCGGCTGGTGGTGAGGCCTGGGTtcacccagtcccagccagccagtgcccGGGACTCGGCCCAGGACCCTGCGCCAAGCTCTGGGGAACGGCGACACGCCCAATAG